A genomic segment from Cricetulus griseus strain 17A/GY chromosome 8, alternate assembly CriGri-PICRH-1.0, whole genome shotgun sequence encodes:
- the LOC107979040 gene encoding zinc finger protein 431 → MGAVTCNDVLTNFPQEEWALLYPSEKSLYKDVMLDTYGNLTVIGCSWEGHNIEENCQTSRSHRREMPHLYPLEEEMGR, encoded by the coding sequence ATGGGTGCAGTGACCTGTAATGATGTGCTCACCAACTTCCCTCAGGAAGAGTGGGCTTTGCTGTATCCTTCCGAGAAGagtctctacaaagatgtgatgctggacaCCTACGGGAACCTCACCGTCATAGGGTGCAGCTGGGAAGGCCATAATATTGAAGAGAATTGTCAAACTTCTAGAAGCCACAGAAGGGAGAtgccccacctgtacccactggaagaagaaatgggaagatga